The DNA region AAGGATGCTTATTGGACATTAACATGTAGTCACTACAAGAAAAAGTACAATTAGAGACAAACGTATTGGTTCGCTATTTGTGAAAATTCGGTCGCTAAAGTTTTAGCGATGAGAAAGTTTTCTGCGATGTGGCCATTGCAAAGACGTTAAAAAAGGCTGAAGCGACTAAATTTGGTGTTGGTCGCTATAACCTTTCCATTGGCGACTAAGATATATTAGGTGCTAAAAATGATATTTAGCTACAAAAATATTGGTCGGTATAGATGAATCAAATAGTTCCCAATACATTAATTTGTTACAAATTTCTCACGTTCATGTAGCTTTTGGccactaaaataattttggtCGCCAAAACTACAATTGCAAttgttaattagttaattttcaattaaggCACTCCTCCTTTTCGACGAGGTCGTTGAAGGCAACAGAGTTCGGAAGGGGGAGCCTTGCCCCCAATCTGGTCTTTCCCTCCCATTTTCTTAGTAAGAAAGAGACAGGTTGGAGGGAAGGATTAGAAGGGGGCCTTTCAGCCAGAGCCTCCAAAAACCTCATTTTATTCGATATTTTCGTAACTATCTAGCCCCTTCTCATTCTTCGATGAGATTGAAAATTATCAttcactttttaaaattttatatagttattttttaatattagtttttgaatttattattttcctaactttctattttttatttactttttctaaataattttaattttttgaacaatttatgtcattttttggaatttttctatatttttattcaatttttaaattttgcgttctttttaaaattaattttctaaagtAGTGTGTGATGGTTATTTCACGTGTGCTATATTAACTgccatttataattttttttcacagCGTTTAGTCCAGATCATTGTCTGGTAGAAATGGACCAAGATCGTCACTTTTTGAAATGATTTAagacttttcttttccaaaattGAACTTATAGGACCAAAAAATGAACTTGTAGGactcaaattcaaaaaatgaaaaacttttaggaccatcgcgattattattttaatttccacGCAAGCATTTTAAATACAGATGGAAAAGATTTAACGTCGTTTACGTCCACTTCAACATCGATTAACGATCGGTTACGATTTGGATCATAAGTGTCTAACGGAGCAAACATTTaatactgaaaatggccataaTGAAACTTATAGAACCATTTTTGTAATTCTCCTGATTAGATTAGCAAGCAATATTTGGTTGCAGAATGCACCATACCTATAAATTCACGATTACCCGTTTAGATGCTAATATAACGTCCCAAATATACCTCCCTCATACCATATCGACATGTTGAATTAGCAACTAAAGTTTGGTTGCTAATTATTtacctaaaaataaatatactaAGGAATTGATTGATACCAATTGATTTACTCTCTGCGTGAGGAGCACATGCAAAGATTTATCTAGCTTTTTGCCAAAATTGCCCGTAAAAATTTGTGTGGGAAAAAAAACATGCGGGAAAACagatttctctctctcctggTTTTAGTTTTCTTTTCGCTTGATAGAAGGAAAACAGAGTCCGCAATACGAAAAACGGATTATTTTGGTACCGAAACGACGGCGTTCCAGACCTTCTTTCgagaaaaaatttacatcTGATTTCACTCTTTGATCATATCATCATTCATCATCAGATCGACCCATTTCATTTCCCCTTTTGAGATCCACCGGAGAAATCAGTCAATCCCTCTTCTTCATTAagatctctccctctctctgctGAATTCGACTGATTCGAGATACTCATCACCATCAATGGCGCTGCACAGAGGAGTCATGATTTGATCCCCATTCATCTTCCTCCCGGAATCGGCTCCTCTGGTTCTTCCCCATACATCCTCGGAAAAAGCTTGGAATTTTTTCATTTCGGATTGAATCCGATCAATGTTGGATTGTGCTGGGTTGTGAATTCCTTCTAACTCCTCGAATCGAATGTAGGGTCTGTTGATGCGTGTGTGCCTGGGGGATTTGAGTGCGTGAACGCTGTCTTGTTGGTGACATGGCTTGGTTTGGTGGGAGAGTGTCCCTGGGGAATTTCCCCGATTTGGCGGGGGCGGTCAATAAGATCAGTGAGAGCGTCAAGAACATGGAGAAGAATTTCGACAACGCTCTGGGACTCGAGGAGAAGCCCGAGTCTCATGGTGAAGGTGATTTAATTACTTTGCTGATCTTtccctttccctttttctctttcccgATGTGCAAGCTAGTAACGAGAGCTTTGGCAAGTGCCCCGGCTAGTGCTGCGATGATTCTCTGAGCTTCGTGCACCTTCATAGCTCATAGGCTGAGACAATTCATAGCTATAGCTCTGGACTGTTTTTATCCAAGTGTTGTTGCTGTTGGGCCAATTGAATATTTCTGTTGTCAGTCTTTGTGACGTTAAGGGTCGGAGCTGTTCTTGGATGTGGATGGGCAAAAATCAGTGTCTGGATTTGTGGTTCCAATGGCAGGGATGGAAATTTGGCAGAGCAATTAGTTGGAATCTATCGTGTTCTTGGATGTGTTCTGTTTGGCTGATTCCTGTGAAATGTAAAGCAGTATGCTTGAGCTATGAAATTTCccttaatttttcctttcttaacCGACCATATAAGTTCTAAGGTCTTTCGTGCTTATTTTAGGCCACATTCTTGTCCATTCCTTTGATGCTCTTGAAGCATTTGTGTCTATTCATCATGAGCTGGCCTTTAATTTTGCATCCTGATGGTGGCCTTTTACTCTTCATGCATATGTTGGGCATAAGATGCTTTTCTGATTCTCATAGGAGTGATAGAGATTGTATTCTGGATTTCGAGAAATGAAGAAACTGGAATCTCCTTCATGTCTACCTTTTCTTAGAGGACCAAGTAATGAGTGGCCTATGATAATTTATGCAACTTGGAATATTAAGTCTTCATTGACTGCATTTAGTATTCTAGCTCATCTTAGGTTGGTAGTTCGGGATAAAATTTAAATCCATCATCATCAGAAAAATGAAACCTTCTTTTTGTTTATCAGCCTCAGGTATGTGGCCATCAACTGACACAAAAGTGTTATTTCAACCTGTCATGGCCTTTATGGGGcaaaaagatgaagaaaataCTGATGAATCAGCACAAGAGAATGAACCTCCAGAACATGCTAAACAAGTTAAGGACAAAGAAGTTGAAACTGAAGGGTCGTTGGCTAGCAGCAGTGATAAAGCAGCGCCTACTAAAGTAGAAAATGAAGATCTCAGAGTGAAAAGTGATGTCGAACAGACGGAAAAAGCTGTGGGATCAGATACGAATACTCTGGACAATCAAGAAGTTAAATCTGAATCGCCATCAGATTCCGCGGAATCTCATGTGCAAAGAGTTGATGAAGCTGAGAGACCAGAAACAGTTTCTGAGGTACCACAAGAGAGCTTAGAGGTGAAGCCATCTGATAGTCCAGTGTCCCAAGAAGAGAAATCAAAATCTGTCGGGGAAGACCATGTTGAGGCTGTTTCTCCTGTGCCTGATGAATCAAGTAGTTCGGTTGATGTAGATGAGGGGTCTTCAAAGGATACTACAGTAGCAGAAAAGACTGTAGAGTCTGTTCCACTGGATCAATTAGAGGTACGAGACGGTCAAGCTGGAGTTGAAGTTGAGCCATCGGGTTCACCTATCACTGTTGCAACAGAGACTGAAAGTGTAGATGTAGTTCAAGGTGTTAACTCCTCCAGTACACCTATTGAAGATTCTTCTGACATGGTGCCTAAGGAAACTGATGCACTTGCTAAACCAGTTGAAATAATACCACAGTCAAATGCCAGTGACACTGATGTCAAGCAGCAACATCGTAAAGCAGCATCAGATGTTTCTGATTACCCAGATACTGTGCAAGAATTAGAGAAGGTAAAGATGGACATGAAAATGATGGAAACAGCATTGCAAGGTGCTGCTAGGCAAGCTCAGGTATGCGCAATCAATAAATTAGTGTATGGCATATTTAATGGTATAGAATTCTATAGTTATGCAATATGTGCATATCAGTATAAGCAGAAAACTATAACCgaaatcttttttatttggtaGTCCATCTTTATGAATATAAACATACTAGAGGCAACATACTTGCGCAACGCGGAAATCATATCTAAGAAGGGATGactaatgaaatagatattaGAATAACACATAGTTTTGTCAAATTACTTGTATTTAGGTCAGTgacaaattataataattcaaaaataatatataattatagaaaaaaaatggaaaacgaGATAACAAAAAATAGGTAGTTGGAGAACCTTTGAATTAAAGGATAGGAAGATAAAAGTGGGAAGGGAGAGTAGAGAGAAAAATTAGGGTGTGAAATGGGAGGAAAAGTTAGTGGGTAGTTATAAATTGGAAATTTACTGTTATGCCCTCAATTTAGtgattctaattaattaaaacatgtGTGGTGTGGTGATTTACGAAATAGAAAGTGAGACGACAAGGCTCTTTGGATTTTATAGTAGagatatgtatatttttattataataatatatcgtGGTGCAGAGCAACtctttgccttttcttttcctctagATACTAAAGGTGTTCTGCCATCCTTTCTTCTGGACTCTATTTGGCATAATTCTTatatgtttccttttttccttACATGTTCAGATATCTGAAATTTTATGGTTTCTTCTTGTAATTTTCCAAGGCAAAAGCTGATGAGATTGCGAAGTTGATGAATGAGAATGAGCAACTAAAAGCTGTGATTGAAGATCTGAAGGTATGTGATCTTCCAGGggtttttccttttatgcCCTTCTTCCTTTTGCTTGAAGAAAACTTAAAGTAGTCTCCCTTATCATCAATTGATGTGCAACAGAGAAAATCAAGTGAGGCTGAAATTGAGTCTTTGCGCGAGGAATACCATCAACGGGTTGCAACTCTTGAAAGAAAGGTACATCTACTGCATTTTCGTACAACGGCTGTTGCTAGAGCAACACTGAGGTCTAAAGTGCTCAAACATGTCTTTCTGCTTCAGTTATATGCTCTGACTAAAGAAAGGGATGCACTTCGAAGAGAGCAGAACAAGAAAAGCGATGCAGCTGCCCTTCTCAAGGAAAAAGATGAAATCATCAATCAGGTTATGGCTGAAGGTAAAATGCTAGGAACTACCTATATATAATCCCTTCATAGTGAAAAAACACGGTGTTGCATACTTTACTTGTATGTTAGAGGACAGTGGCCTGCAGAAGTATGTTTAAATAGTTAAGTAAATTTGGTGAAATTCCTCTTATTTCATCTTGCAACTGTTGTTGGTTCTTGAGGAATACAAACTTTTGTTTTCTGCTACTTTCGATGTGGGATGTTGGGTGGATGTCATAGGTGGTAAAGAATCTAAACCAGGTGAAAATAGGAAATATCTTCTAGGAAGTTTAAATATACTATAGCTCCATCATTCTCACATACGACCACGTTGTTATAAATATTCTCATCTAAGCACACTGCAGTTGAATGAGATTTGACTGTGACATCCACCCACATCGGATGCGAGACTTTTGAGGCCTATGACATTTGCTACTGCTCGCATTGCAATTTTTGGTACTGCTCACATTTGTAACTGATATTTAATGCCAGGTGAAGAGCTTTCCAAAAAACAGGCTGCTCAAGAGTCTACAATTAGAAAATTAAGGGCTCAGGTCATACAAGAAAATTTTCCGATCATTTAGTAGTTGAATATGCTCATTCATCCTTTCTGAAACATTTTCCgtgtcatttttcttttaacctaGATTAGAGAGcttgaagaagagaagaaagggTTGAGCACCAAGCTTCAGGTAATTGAACCTTGCTGCCTGTTTAACTTGTTAGTAATATTCCATCTTCTTAAGTCATCACCTATTTGGAAGGAATTAAACCCGGAAACTTCATGTCCTGCACTTTCATTTTCATAGGCTTGTTATTGTTATGGTACTGTTGCTGGTTGATGAAAAGTTCATGATTTAGCTGTTTGTCAGCCATGATGTAGCTGTTTGTATTGAAACTCTGAAATGCTTAAATGCTGTAATGGCACATAATGCAAGCATCCATTGTTAAAAATTGGGGAAGGATCGCAGAATTTTGGAGATCCTAAGATCTAAAATCATTCCAACGATTCAAATAATCTTATAATCGGCTTCATATTTGGATTGGACCAGGACAGTTACTCTGATCGTAACATCGTAAATTTTGGGATCCAAATCATGAAAGAATGCAGGTGTTTTCATATTTGCAATCACTAAACTAGAGCCCAAATGCAATAGACCAATTGCTCTCTTTTTGGTCTTTTGACTTTCAACCATTCTGTGACCATATTACTCCCAAATTTAGCTACTTTGACATCAAGGCGTCCTTGAATTATttgttctttaatttttcttttctttggcctgaatttattgttaattatttatataataaaaagtaatgCAAACTACTTACTGTTATGCTTTATTGCActctatttattatattttaattttgtatgccattttattaaataaaaatattgtacATAATTTTCTGGAGTTATTTTTACAGTAGTAGGATCTTTTGATCTCGTAATTCGATTTTATGGATTTTCAACCGTTCCTACTCAAGattctgattttaaaaattcttgtTAGTTTGTAAAATTAGTGAGAGCAAAACTATTAATATGGATATTAAAATGCTTTTGCAATGATGGAATCACTGCATACCTCTAATATCCTTTGAtttgctttttctttatttccaGGTAGAAGAGAACAAAGTGGAGAGTATCAGAAGGGACAAGACAGCTACGGAGAAGTTGCtgcaagaaacgattgaaAAACATCAAGCCGAAATTTCTGCCCAAAAAGAATTCTACACGAGTGCTTTGCAAGCTGCAAAGGAGGCTGAAGCACTAGCTGAGACACGTGCTAATAGTGAAGCTAGAACAGAGTTAGAGAGTCGTCTCAAAGAGGCTGAGGAACGAGAAGCTATGCTAGTTCAAACACTGGAAGAATTAAGGCAAACGTTAAGCCGAAAAGAACAGCAGGTCTTTTTATGAATTCATGTTGAACTTGGGATTTTATCATACTCCAAGTGATTGTATTGTTCACTATCTTGCTGCTTCATTTTATCTTGCAGGCAGTTTTCAGGGAAGACATGCTACGCAGGGAAATTGAGGATCTCCAGAAACGCTATCAAGTGGGTTTCACTTTATTAGTTTTTCTATAATCAACtttaagcagaaaagtagttgCTACCATAGCTGCTTATCTGTAACCGATATTGTCTATTATTAGGAAAGCGAACGCCGTTGTGAGGAATTGATTTCACAAGTTCCAGAATCTACAAGGCCTCTACTAAGGCAGATCGAAGCTATACAGGTGAATATCAGATTCTTAGAGTGCATGTTTCGTACAATTTTAATGATATCATCTCAACTGCTTGATCAAGTGTTTTGGGTTGACTGTTGACAGGAAGTGGCTTCTAGAAAGGCAGAAGCTTGGGCTGCTGTTGAGAGGTCCCTCAACTCTCGGCTGCAGGTGACCTTTCATTTCTACTTCTACCCCTTGGATGATCGTCAAGGTTagttcaaatatatatataatggaacATCCCTGTACCTTACAGGAAGCTGAAGCTaaagctgctgctgctgaggAGAAAGAACGATCTATAAATGAGCGTCTATCCCAATCATTGTCTCGTATTAATGTGCTTGAAGCTCAGGTAGGGACGTTCCGTTGATCACCTTATAGAGCTTTGAACTTTGGACTAAGCCAGTCTTGGTTTCAGATATCTTGTCTGAGGACAGAGCAAACACAACTGGGTAGGTCCCTTGAAAAGGAAAGGCAGAGAGCAGCTGAAAATAGGCAGGAATATCTTGCAGCAAAGGAGGAAGCTGATACTCAAGAAGGTCGTGCAAACCAGCTTGAGGATGAAATCAGAGAACTTAAACGTAAACACAAGCAAGAGTTACAAGAGGCATTGGTGCATAGGGAGCTTCTACAGCAGGTACTTTTCATATTGATCTAAAATATTCATACAGAATGTCTATACTGTAATATTCCATTATCTTCTGTTATTTACTTACTAGAATCAAGTTATTGTTTTTGAcaggagaaagagagggagaaggcTGCTCGATTAGAGTTGGAAAGGACATCGCGTGTGCATTCTACTGTCATGCCTGATTCTGCAATGAAGCATCCTGTTGATAATGGTCTGAAACCATCGATAATTGCAATTTAGGCTTCATAGGATCTATGACTCCTCTACGGTATCTTATCCTAAAGCTTTGATGCAGGAAATTTGACCCGAAAACTCTCAAGCACTAGTAGCCTAGGCAGCATGGAGGAGAGCTATTTCCTTCAGGCATCTCTAGACTCTTCTGACAGCATGTCTGAGAGGAAGAATCTTGGGGAGGTCAATATGAGCCCATACTATATGAAGAGTATGACACCTAGTGCTTTTGAAGCTACTCTTCGTCAGAAGGAGGGCGAGCTAGCATCATATATGTCTCGTCTGGTGAGAGTTCTACCTGAAACTGTCTTTTCAGTATTATATGGTTGCACTTTTTTCTGGTCGTGCAGCTTTTGCTAGCACCTCCTCTCTCCCCATTTAACACATTGGAGTTCCTAAAATATCACGCATTGCCATCTTTCATTGACCACCGGTTGCTTCGATTGCTTGCTTCCTTTCTTTAGGCATCCATGGAATCTATCCGAGATTCTCTTGCTGAGGAGTTGGTCAAAATGACAGCACAAGTAAGTTTTGTTTCTATATAATATTGCTCCTGCTTCATAAATTGCAGAAAGCTTAATTTTGGTTTTGCTTGGCTGCAGTGTGAGAAATTACGGTCGGAGGCATCTACGGTGCCCGGTATCCGGGCAGAACTTGAAGCACTTAGGAGGCGGCACTCAGCTGCACTTGAGTTGATGGGTGAACGTGATGAAGAGGTATGTACACTATCCTTAGCTACTGCTTGTTGGATCTTCAATGATGTTAAACTTTTGCTTAGCTTGAGTCGCTGCGAGATATTAATTGTTGGGCCTGTGCTTAGAAGACTGAGAGAATAATGTCATATGATGTGTAACCTTGTTGAACCTAAAACAGAAGCGTAAGAGATAGGGAAGTGCTATAATAGTCCTCAGAAAGTGCTACAATAATCCTATTGACAATGCACCTGAAACTGCTGCCTGTGTCCAGCTGGAGGAGCTTCGAGCTGATATTGCTGACTTGAAAGAGATGTACAGGGAGCAAGTAAGCTTACTAGTGAATCAGGTATCCCACTCTCGGGCGttttttgatttgatttgactTGCCATTGCATCTGTCACTTGTCTTGAACTATTTTTGCTGACTCTATATTTCTCCAGATCCAAACGTTGAGTTCATCGATGGGTGCGGCAGAGTAACTCAAAATATCTCACACCAACTGCTGTAAGGTTCATTGATTGGTAACTTTTTGTGAATTCAAAGTAGTTATTCTAAAAATTCCCTGCACCGAACAATTACACTGTTTGCTTTTTTTCTAAGTTTTTGGGCATCGATAAGTATAAAGAGCAATATTCCTTTTTCCTTGAGGTATGTATTGTAATTCACCGGGAAAGTGTTGTATAAAGCAAAATCTGAAACAGATTCCACCACCGACATCTAAAGAGTACTTAATCTGTAGAGTGAGGATTACTTGCCTGTGCAAATTGATCTTCAGTTGTTCCTCTTCAATTTTGGCCCTCTTTTTTTGTGTAATGTTGTAGGAGCAGGCGACGGTGAATATTGTTATAATGCTTTATTTGCATGGCTTCCTGATTTTCTTGCATTGAGATCACAGGAATAATACTGTTTGATCAATTCGGAAAGCTAGCCTTTCATCGTGCCAGATTTTATTGTTCATTAACTGTCCCATTGCCAAGTCTTGTTGCTAATGGGATAGATTACCTTGGTTTATTAGTTTGCTGGAGATGTCACATAATTTGATCTGCCCGCCTCAATCGTTTCATTCGACTCCAAATTTTTGGGTTTTGCCGTGTTCATGGTATTTTTTAATACAATGTGCTGATTCTTGTGGGAGTAatgtttttcaaataattgC from Punica granatum isolate Tunisia-2019 chromosome 3, ASM765513v2, whole genome shotgun sequence includes:
- the LOC116200217 gene encoding golgin candidate 5; translated protein: MAWFGGRVSLGNFPDLAGAVNKISESVKNMEKNFDNALGLEEKPESHGEASGMWPSTDTKVLFQPVMAFMGQKDEENTDESAQENEPPEHAKQVKDKEVETEGSLASSSDKAAPTKVENEDLRVKSDVEQTEKAVGSDTNTLDNQEVKSESPSDSAESHVQRVDEAERPETVSEVPQESLEVKPSDSPVSQEEKSKSVGEDHVEAVSPVPDESSSSVDVDEGSSKDTTVAEKTVESVPLDQLEVRDGQAGVEVEPSGSPITVATETESVDVVQGVNSSSTPIEDSSDMVPKETDALAKPVEIIPQSNASDTDVKQQHRKAASDVSDYPDTVQELEKVKMDMKMMETALQGAARQAQAKADEIAKLMNENEQLKAVIEDLKRKSSEAEIESLREEYHQRVATLERKLYALTKERDALRREQNKKSDAAALLKEKDEIINQVMAEGEELSKKQAAQESTIRKLRAQIRELEEEKKGLSTKLQVEENKVESIRRDKTATEKLLQETIEKHQAEISAQKEFYTSALQAAKEAEALAETRANSEARTELESRLKEAEEREAMLVQTLEELRQTLSRKEQQAVFREDMLRREIEDLQKRYQESERRCEELISQVPESTRPLLRQIEAIQEVASRKAEAWAAVERSLNSRLQEAEAKAAAAEEKERSINERLSQSLSRINVLEAQISCLRTEQTQLGRSLEKERQRAAENRQEYLAAKEEADTQEGRANQLEDEIRELKRKHKQELQEALVHRELLQQEKEREKAARLELERTSRVHSTVMPDSAMKHPVDNGNLTRKLSSTSSLGSMEESYFLQASLDSSDSMSERKNLGEVNMSPYYMKSMTPSAFEATLRQKEGELASYMSRLASMESIRDSLAEELVKMTAQCEKLRSEASTVPGIRAELEALRRRHSAALELMGERDEELEELRADIADLKEMYREQVSLLVNQIQTLSSSMGAAE